GAATTTGAGCTTCAGTCATTACCAAAGGCGGCGCTAATCTGATTTTATTACCGTGAGTTGGTTTTGCTAATAATCCGTTATCTCTGAATCTTAGACAAATTTCCCAAGCAAGATCTGAATCTTCACCACAATTAATTACGATTGCGTTTAGTAAACCTTTTCCACGAACAAGTGTAATTAAGTTGTTACGTTCAGCAATTTCGTTTAATCCTTTTCTTAAAATGATTCCCAAACGTTCTGCATTTTCGGCTAAGTTTTCTTCTTTAACTACTTCAAGAGCAGCAATTGCAACAGCCGCAGCAACAGGATTTCCACCAAAAGTAGATCCGTGTTGACCCGGTTTAATCACATTCATGATTTCGTTATTGGCTAAAACTGCTGAAACTGGATAAACTCCACCAGAAATCGCTTTTCCTAAAATCAAGATATCCGGTTGTACATTTTCGTGATGAACCGCTAATAATTTTCCAGTACGGGCAATTCCAGTCTGAACCTCATCGGCAATAAACAATACATTATGTTTCTCACACAATGCTTTTGCTTTCGCCAAATATCCTTCTGATGGCACATAAACTCCAGCTTCACCCTGAATTGGTTCAACCAAAAATCCAGCTATATTTTTTGATGATTCTAAAACTTTTTCAAGAGCTTCAAGATTATCATATTCAATTTTTATAAATCCTTCTGTAAACGGACCAAAGCTTTTACGCGCCGTTTCATCATTTGAAAATGAAATAATAGTCGTCGTTCTTCCGTGAAAGTTATTCTCACAAACGATAATTTGCGCAAGATTTTCATGGATCCCTTTTACTTCATAAGCCCATTTTCTACAAAGTTTCAAAGCCGTTTCAACCGCTTCTGCACCAGTATTCATTGGTAATACTTTATCAAAACCAAAATAATTAGTCACATATTCTTCGTAGTTTCCTAATTTATCATTGTAAAAAGCACGAGAAGTCAAAGCTAGTTTTTGAGCCTGATCAACCATTGCTTTCACAATTTTAGGATGACAATGTCCTTGATTAACAGCAGAATAAGCAGATAAAAAATCATAATACTTTTTCCCGTCAACATCCCAAACGTATACTCCTTCTCCTCTTTCCAGAACAACCGGAAGTGGATGATAGTTATGAGCTCCGTATTTGTTTTCTTTTTCAATCAAAACTTCAGACTTTGATGAAAGTATTTCTTGCTTATGTGCCATAATAATTTTTTTAGATTGAGACAAAAATATAAAATTTATTTATTTTAAAGCTATATTTAAGATGTTTTAACTCAATTATAGCTTTATTTAAATTAAAATCACTTATTTTAGCAGGAATATAAGTCATTTTAAATTTCGACTGCAAACATTAAATCAGACTTATTTTTATCTTTACAGAAATTAAAAATAAACGCATGGATATTTTAGATGAGTTTGACGTAAAAATTATAAAAGAACTGGAAAAAGACGGAAGAATTGCATTTTCGACTATCGCTACGAATCTAAAAATTTCAAATACAATGGTTCATCAGCGTATCAATCGTTTGTTTGAACAAGGAATTATTACAGGAATTAAACCTATTTTAAACGAAAAACAAATTGGTTATGATTGGGCTTCGTTTACCGGAATTACACTCAATAAAGATTCCGATTCTGAAAGAGTTATTGAAGCTTTAAAAGAAATTCCTGAAATTACAGAATGCTATTTTGTAACCGGATCTTTCACACTTTATCTTAAAATTACGGCAAAAAACCACGAGCATATGCGTAAGATATTATACGAGCAAATTGATAATATTCCGGGAATTGCAAAAACAGATTCAATGGTTGAATTGGGATGTGCTTTTAAGCGAAATATTACTTTATAAAGTACTCAGAATAATTTAGATTTCAGCAGATTAACAATTCAGTAAATCAAATGATATAAACCTCAGAAGAAATAGCTTTTGAGGTTTTTTTGTAACATAATATTTCTGATATTTGTTAAAAATTGTGAAATCATGAAAAATTCTGCCCTAATTATTTTTGCTACTATATTGTTTTCTAACACTATAAATGCACAATTAAAACCTGTAAAATATGCTGATGGTGATCAGGTATTAAATGGTTTATCTATAAAATCTGCTAAGAAAAGCAGCAATAATCCTGGTATTCTACTTTTGCCAGCCTGGTTAGGAATCGATAAAGCTTCAAAAGATATTGCAACAGAGTTATCTAAATTAGGTTATACGGTTTTCATCGCTGATATTTATGGCGAAGGAAATTATCCAAAAAACACTTCAGAAGCGGGAAAACAAGCTGGATATTACAAAACCAATTTTGCGGTTTATCAAAAAAGAATCAATGCAGCATTGCAGGAATTAGTAAAATCCGGTGCAAATGCAGATAATATTGTTGCTATTGGATATTGTTTTGGAGGAACCGGAGTTCTTGAAGCTGCCCGCGGACATTTGAATGTAAAAGGTGTGGTTTCATTTCACGGTAGTTTAGCCAGAGATGCAAGTCGCCAGGTAGAACCTATTACAGCTAAAGTTTTAGTTTGTCATGGTGCCGATGATCCGTTTGAATCTAAGGAAGAAATTACAGCTTTTCAGCAAGAAATGCGTGACTCAAAAGCCGATTGGCAAATGATTTATTATGCAAATGCCGTTCACTCTTTTACAAATCCTGAAGCCGGAAACGACAATTCTAAAGGTGCCGCTTATAATGCTGTTGCTGCAAAAAGATCTTTTGAGCATTTACAGCTTTTCCTGAATGAAGTTTTGAAAAAATAGCAATAGTACGCAAATGACGCGGATTTAAACAGATTTACGCTGATATTTTAATAAAATTAATTCGTGCTAATTCGTGTAATTCGTGGCAAAAAAGAAACCAGCGAAAACCCGTTTAAATCCGTAAAATCCGTGGGCAAAAAAGCATAAAAAACTAATCAAAAACTAAACCAACCAAAATAACCAATGTCACACAGTCCGATTAGAAAAGACAAAACCTGCTTAAATTGCAGACATGTTGTTGAACAAAAATTTTGTCCAAATTGCGGACAGGAAAACACAGATAGCAGGAAAACATTCCACCATTTGTTTATCCATTTCTTTGAAGATTTAACGCATTATGAGAATGCTTTCTGGAAAACGATTAAAAACCTGCTTTTCAAACCTTCGACATTAACAAAAGAATATCTTTCAGGAAGAAGATTGTCTTACCTTGCTCCTGTTCGTCTTTATATCTTTATAAGTTTTATTACATTTCTTTTAATTGCTTTATTTCCGAATCAAGTAAGTGAAAATCTCAACAAAAGTCAGGAAGAAATCACTTCAAATTTTGAAAAATCCAGCAAAGACAAAACTGAAAAACACGGTAAGAAAGACTACGTGGAAGAAAAAACGATGAAACAGCTCGATAAAAAATACTTTAAATTAAAGACGATGAAAGAAATCGATTCGATTCAAAAGTATGGAAAAGAGAGTGAAAAACTTTCTGATTTTGCCTATTGGACTTATGAAAAAGCTGTGCATGTTACTGAACATAATACAAAAAAAGAAATCATTGAAAAATTCATAGAATCTTTCATTCATAATATCCCAAAAATCTTATTCATTATAATGCCTTTCTTTGCTTTCTTTTTATGGATTTTTCATAACAAAAAGAAATGGTACTATTTTGATCACGGTATTTTTACTTTGCATTATTTCTCTTTTTTACTTTTAATATTTCTCATCTTGTTTATTGTCAACAAAGTAATTGGCTTATTTGGCGAAGACAGTCCGCTTACGGTTGTAGGTAATATTATTAATTTCGTAGGGATTCTTTGGATGTCTTATTATTTTTATCCGGCGCATCATCGTTTTTATGGCGAAACCAGGATAGTTTCATTTATTAAAAGTTTCATCTTATTTTTTATAAACTTCTTTTTTATCCTATTTTTACTTGTTTTTTATATGTTATATATATTTATCAACTTACACTAACCAATCTAATGAAAAAAATTGTAGTTCTATTATTAGTTGCTTCAGCGTTTTCTTGTAAAAACACACAAGCTGTTGTTTCTAAAGATAACTCAGATCCAACTAAATACATCAAAGTTATTAAGGAGAAAGATCTAAAAAAAATGCTTTATGTTGTCGCTTCTGACGAAATGGAAGGTCGCGAAACCGGATCTAAAGGTCAGAAAAAAGCAGGTCTGTATATGATCGAGCAATACAAAAAAAATGGAGTTTCGTTTCCAAAAGGAGCAACAGATTATTACCAACATATTCCTGCGGCTTTCTTAAATGCAAAACGTAACGAAAACCTACCGGATTCTGAGAATATCTGGGCGTATATTGAAGGTTCTGAAAAACCGGATGAAGTATTGGTTATTTCAGCACATTACGATCACGTAGGTATAAAAAATGGCGAAGTTTATAATGGTGCCGATGATGATGGTTCCGGAACTGTTGCAGTAATGGAAATTGCTAAGGCTTTTGCAAAAGCAAAAAAAGAAGGTCATGGTCCAAAACGTTCTATATTATTCCTTCACGTAACTGGCGAAGAGCATGGATTACACGGTTCTCGTTTCTACTCTGAAAATCCATTGTTTCCTATTGCCAACACGATTACAGATATCAATATCGATATGATTGGTCGTCGCGATGTAGAACATGCAAAAACGAACAACTATGTTTACGTTATTGGTGCTGACAGATTATCTTCAGATTTACATAATGCTGTTGTAGCTCAAAACGATAAATACACGAAATTAGATTTAGACTTTAAATTTAATGATCCTAAAGATCCAAATCATTTTTATGAGCGTTCTGATCATTATAACTTTGCAAAACATGGTATTCCGGCTGTTTTCTTCTTTAACGGAGTTCACGAAGATTACCACGGAAAAGGCGACGAACCTCAAAAAATTGAATACGACGCTTTGACTAAAAGAACACAACTGGCATTTGTTGTTGCCTGGGATCTGGCAAATAGAGAGAACAGACCGGTAGTTGATGAAAAATAAGACTCTAAGACACTGAGTTGCTAAGGTTCTAAGGTTTTTTTTATAGACTAAAGTCTAATTACCAAGAATCTTATCGTATTTCAAACATAGCCCAAGGTTTCAACCTTGGGATGCGAATAAAGATAATATATTGTGTCCCAAGGTTGAAACCTTGGGCTATGTTCAACATTATATTTGATAACAAAAAAGGGATGAGTTTTAAAACTCATCCCTTTTTTTATATTTATAGATTCCAAAGGAAAAACCTTAGAACCTCAGCACCTTTGTAACTTAGAACCTTCCTCTAGTCATTCATAGAGATCAAAAACTCTTCGTTGTTTCTTGTTTTCTTGAAACGATCGTTTACAAAATCCATAGATTCTACCGGATTCATATCTGATAGATATTTACGCATAATCCACATTCTTTGTAAAGTTTTCTCGTCTAATAATAAATCATCACGACGTGTACTTGACGATGTAAGATCGATTGCAGGGAAAATACGTTTGTTCGCAATTTTACGATCCAATTGTAATTCCATATTACCGGTACCTTTAAATTCTTCAAAGATAACCTCATCCATTTTAGAACCAGTTTCTGTCAATGCAGTCGCGATGATACTTAATGAACCACCATTTTCTACATTTCTTGCCGCTCCAAAGAAACGTTTTGGTTTTTGTAATGCATTTGCATCAACACCTCCACTTAATACTTTTCCTGATGCAGGCTGAACTGTATTATAAGCTCTTGCTAAACGTGTAATCGAATCTAATAAGATTACAACATCATGACCACATTCTACCAAACGTTTTGCTTTTTCAAGAACAATATTTGCAATTTTCACGTGTTCTTGTGGTTCACGGTCAAATGTAGAAGCGATAACTTCACCACGAACGCTACGTTGCATATCTGTAACCTCTTCAGGACGCTCATCAATCAAAAGAACAATAAGGTAAACTTCAGGGTGATTTGCAGCAATTGCATTCGCAATATCTTTTAACAACATTGTTTTACCCGTTTTAGGCTGAGCGACAATCATACCACGTTGTCCTTTTCCTATTGGAGAGAATAAATCAATAATACGTGTTGAAACTGAACTGCCTTTTTCGGCTAATTTAAATTTTTCAGAAGGAAAAACTGGTGTCAAGTGCTCAAAAGAAACTCTATCACGAACAACTTGCGGATCGTGACCATTGATTTTAAGTACACGTACTAAAGGGAAAAATTTCTCGCCTTCTTTTGGAGGACGAACCACTCCTTTTACTGTATCTCCGGTTTTAAGACCGAATAATCTGATTTGTGAAGTTGATAAATAAATATCATCCGGAGAAGCTAAATAATTATAATCTGATGAACGTAAGAATCCGTATCCGTCAGGCATCATTTCTAATACACCTTCACTTTCGATAATTCCGTCAAATTCAAAATCTGAATCTCTGAAATTATTCTTTTTATTTTTATGATTTGGGTTTTGATTTCCGTTATTTCCATTTCCATTCCCGTTTTGATTTGGATTCTGATTCGGGTTTTGATTTGAATTTGGATTTTGATTCGGATTCTGATTTTTATTCTGGTTAGGATTTATCTTTTTTACAGGAGCAGTAACTTCTGTTTTTTCTGTGATTTCCTTTTTTTCTTCTGTAGTAATTTGGGCTTCAGGAGCTGTTTCTCCAACCTCTTCAGAACCTACTTCTTTTGTAGCTTCTTTTTCTTTTTGCAAAGCAACCTTTTTCTCGTAAGCTGATTTATTAAACTTTACAATTTTAGGTCCTTTTTTTTGTATTTCTTTATTTTCAGAAGTTTCCTGAACTTCCGGTGTAACTTCTTCTTTTTGTATTTCTTCTTTTTGTATTTCTGCTACTTTTGAAGCTTGTTGCGCTTTTGGAGTTGCTTTTGAAATCGCAGGAGTTTTTACTTGTTTAGGAGCTTCTTCTACTTTATCAAATTCAAGAACTGGAGCATCTTTAGCAATAGGAGTTTTCTTCGCAGGAACTATTCTTGCTCTTTTCGGTTTGTCATCCTCCACTTTTTCGGACACAGCATTAGCTGGCGGCGCTACAGTCGATTCCTGATGTGCTAAAATCTGACTTATTAAAGTCTCTTTTTTAACGCCATTAAACTTTATAGTTTTAGCTAACTTAGCTATTTCTTGAAGCTCAGAAAGCTTCATTTCTTTTAATGCAGAAATATCAAACATGAATGTTCTATGAATTTAATTATTTTAAAGGAAATACTGTAAAAAGAATAGGTAGATATTTTTTTTCAATTGCCCGCAGTATGAAGTGCTTACGGTATTATGATGCAATAATACGAATAAAATTTAATCATACAATAGTATTTTAAAAAAAGAAAATATATTTTTGTAAAACAATTTTAGATCATGATACAAAGAATTCAGACCGTATATTTAATTCTTACCTTTATAATTACAGCAGTGTTATTGTTTTTTATACCGCTATGGACATTAAACGGTAAGCCATTTTATTTTATGCAGGACCAATTTTATACCATTTTATTAGGTCTAAGTACAATGCTTACTATTGTTAGTATTATATCATATAAGAAAAGACAAAATCAGTTTGTGATGAACAGACTGAACATAATATTAAATTTAATTTTATTAGGATTATTTGTATATCGATCTCTAAATTTATCTGGAGAAACTGTTGTTTCAGAGAAAGGTATTGGGATGTTTCTACCTATTGTTGCTATCGTGTTATTAGTTTTAGCTAATAAGGCCATCAAGAAGGATGAAGATCTTGTAAAATCTGTAGACCGTTTGAGGTAAACCTATAAACTTAATTTTTTTGTGCGAAGAGAACCCGAATTTTATATTCGGGTTTTTTTGTGCCTTATTTTTATAGCTTATAATGATATAAATTAACCTTATAAAGACCCATGTAAAACATCATTCCTTTTTAAGTTTGTTACAAATCTCAACAAACACAAATGATGAACAAAATAAGAATCCATCTTGCTGATGATCATCAAATACTCATTGATGGCTTGACTAACTTATTAGATACAATCGAAGATTTTGAGGTTGTAGGTAGTTCTAATGATAGTTCGACTATTTATGAGGATATTATACAAAATAATGCCCGTATTCTGGTTATGGATATTAACATGCCTAAAAAAGATGGCATTGAAGTTTTAAAAGAACTCAACGAAAAAGATGTTCGCTGCAAAGTAATTATTCTGTCCAGTTATGATGATCTAAAAAGCATAAAAGATACCATAAAACTAGGTGTTAACGGTTATCTCACAAAAAAATGTGCGGGTCAAAATATCATCGAAACAATTAAAGCCGTTCATCAAGGTCAGGATTATTTTTGTAATGCTGTAAGAGAAAAAATATTCAACAGCTTCACGCAAAACCATTCTGAATTAAATAAGAAAATCCACACTGAAAGTCATACTTTAAGCCCAAGAGAAATAGAAATAATTACTTTGATTTCACTTGAATATAGCGGAAAAGAAATTGGTGAATATCTTTTTATAAGTACCAATACTGTTGAAACGCATCGAAAAAATATTATGAGAAAACTACAAACCAAAAATACAATTGGTCTTGTAAAATATGCTCTTAAAAACAACTTGATTAATGCTTAATTAGATTCTAAAATCTTTATTCAATATTTTTATAGTTTTAATTCTACCTACTATTTATCCAACAAAATGCGCGATCAAAACAACATTTGTACCGTATCAATTAAACCTTACTTCTTTCCTATTTCAATAATGTCGAGATCCTTAATTTTATCATCGTCAATTACAAACCTAAGCATTGTGCGAACTTGGTGAAAACCACTTTTTCCAGCCGCCCCAGGATTCATATGCAGTAAATTGTTTTTCTTATCAAAAATCACTTTCAGAATATGTGAATGTCCGCAAATAAATAATTTAGGTGGATTCAAAGCCATTTCCTCTCTTATTGCAGGATTATATTTACCAGGATAACCACCAATATGAGTAATCCAAACTGAAACATTTTCGCATAAAAACCTGTTATGCAAAGGGAATTCTAATCTTGCTTGTGCATCATCTATATTTCCGTAAACGCAACGCAAAGGTTTAAGCTTTTTTATAGTATCCGTAACATTCAAATCACCAATATCTCCAGCATGCCAAACCTCATCGGCCTGATTAACATATTTTAAAATAGTATCGTCAATATGACTGTGAGTATCGGAAAGTAAGAGGATTTTTTTCATTTTTCTTGAGGGGCAAAGTTTCAGAGGTTCAAAGGTACAAAGGTTTTTTTTAAAGATGCTAAGGTTCTAAGTTGCTAAGATTCTAAGTTTTTTTTACATAAAAAATCCGATTTGCGAAAGCGAATCGGATTTTCATATTTAATGTTAGATGCGTTTTTTCACATCTTCACATTTGAAATCTAACGTTTAACACCTATTAACAATTACTGTTTCTTAGGATTCTTAACATCTTTAGAATCTTTTGTATCCATCATTTCCATTAGTTTCAAACCTAACAAACCACTGATTGATCCATCAGAACCACCGTTTCCGGAAATTAAAACATCTGGAATTACTTTGATGTTTCCTTTACCAATTTCTTCCGTTACTTTATATCTGGTAAAGTTATCACCACCCATTGCACTAACCTGAAGTTGGTATGATTCTGCAGTAGATTTACCAATTGCCATAATTTTTTCCGCTTCAGCCAAACCTGTTTTAGAAATTCTTTCTGCTTCTGCGCTTGCGTTTAGTTTCGTAGCTTCTGCCTGTGCTCCTGCTCTTGCTTTTGTAGCTTCGGCTTCTGCATTTGCACGCATTTTTGTTGCTTCGGCTTCAGCGTTTACATTCAGTTTTAAACTGCTTGCATCACCTTCTGCTTTCTTAACCGTTGCATCTGCAGTACGTTGTGCGATCTCAACACTTTGCGAAGCTCGAACGATCTCTTTTTGCATATCTGCAATCGCCGTTTCTTTCTCCATTCCCTGACGTTGTTCTTGCGCCATTCTTTGAGTTTGATACGTTTTTTGCTCTTCTTCGGCAAGTTTTCTATCTGTTAAAGTTTTCATCAATGAATCTGGCGGAACGATATCTCCAATCAAAGTATCAACAGCATTTACGTTATATTCGTCAAGTACTAATTTAATATGATTTTTAGCCGATTCCTGACGTTCTTTTCTTGTACTAAGGAAAGAAATTACATCGCTATCTTGTGCCGAGTTTCTGAAATAGTTACCAATTGTAGGTTCTAAAACCTGAGAAACCAAGTTGTTCATGCTTCCAAAACGTGCAATTACTTTTGGCGCTTCGGCAGCAGGAACGTGTATAATCTGAGCTACGTCCAGATTAAACGGGAAACCATCTTTTGAACGAACTGTAATTGTCGAAAGATTTTTATCTAAATCATGTGATTCACTTCTCGCATTTGCCCAGTTCAAAACTAAGTTTGTTGTTGGAACAGCTTCTAACTTAGTTGTATATTTATTCAATGCATATTTTCCCGGACCAAGTGGTTCCATCCAAACACCACGTTGTCCTTTCGAAACAATATTTCCGTGTTTAAAAGTATCTCCTGTAACATCTTGTCCGTCTTCACCAATATACGAAATCACAACACCAACATAACCAATTGGCACATCAGTCATTGGGTTTTGCTCGATTTGTATTCCCCACGTATTAATGTAATATGATCCTGCCAACATTACCTGAGGCTGCAAACCACGATTTCCACCAGTATCCAGGAACTTATCAAAATCCTGAAAGTTATTATGACCTTCAACAAATTTTCCGGCAATTTGTCCTTGTGGAATTGGTTCTCCATCAAGAGCCGTTACGATCCCAATCATGTTCTCATAAATCTTAATTTGATCTGCAATTACAATCTCGAATAAGAACGTATTAATACGATACGAACCAGTGGTAATAAATGCAGTTTGACGTCCTTTTTGTCCGCCATTGTCTAAGAAAAAAGTAGCATCCTGAAAGTTATCACTGTCTACCTTTCTAGCCAGGATTCTACCAGTTGGAATTTCCTGTCCGTCTTTACTTAAAACAAGTCCAATTTTCCCTTCGGGAATAACTGTAAATCCCGTCATATCAATTGAATATTGCCAAATCCACATTCCCCAGTACAAACCTGGAGCAAGCGTTTTTGCCTGATAACCTGCTTCTCCTTTTGTCGCAATAATACGACCATCAGGAAGTGACTTGTCTGCACCAAACAAAACGAATTTTTTGGTCACTAAACCAATTTTATCCTCTGGAACCATTACCATTCCGAAGAAAACGCGTAAAATAAATTTGTAAAAAATAATGGAGAATAAGATTAGAATTATCCACCAGTAAGAAGTAATTTCATTCATAGTTTTGATATTTAGACTACAAACATAGTAGAAATACTTCCTGTTAAAATGAAATATTTTAAAAATTAACTTTTGCCAATTTTCTCCAAAAAATGTTAAAAAAAAGGTTTGATTAAATCGTGTGAATTGTCAATTTCTGACACGATTTTTTGTTGGGTAAACTATGATTGGTATTTTTGGTTTTAACAGTTTTTTGACAAGGTTCTGAGATTCTGAGATGCTAAGGAACTAAGTTTCTCTTTTCAAATTTTTGAAATTGAGTTGTAAAGAAAAATACCAGTTTTTCTATTAGATTTTTGAGGTTTTCCGTAAAAAAGGTTACAATAATATTCGTAAAAGATGTTATCCCATTGTGTTAGACGCACTGCAGTGCGTCTCTACAATATATACGTTGCGAGAAAAAAACCTTAAACCTGTAAAGAAAAAAATCTTAGCATCTTAGCATCTCAGAACCTTAGCAACTTTTAAAAAAAACCTTTGTACCTTTGCATCTTAGAACCTTTGAACCTTCACCTTGAGATATTTTATTCAATTTGCTTATAACGGAACACATTATCATGGCTGGCAATTTCAGCCCAACGCTTCTTCTGTTCAGGAAACTTTAAACAAAGCTTTTTCGGTTTTATTAAATGCTCCTATTAATATAATGGGTGCAGGAAGAACTGATACTGGTGTTCACGCGCAGGAAATGTACGGGCATTTTGATTTTGAAAATCCTATTGATGTTCCGACTTTAGTACACAAACTGAATTCGTATTTACCAAAAGACATTGCGATTTTTGATATTATATTGGTTCATGATGACGCACATTGCAGATTTGACGCTACTAAAAGAACGTATGAATATCATATCAATACTGTTAAAAATCCATTTTCGGAGGAATTGAGTTGGTATTTTAACCAAAAATTAGACGTAGCTTTGATGAATGAAGCCGCGAAAATATTACTGAATCATACCGATTTTCAATGTTTTTCGAAAGTCAATACAGATGTAAATACTTTTGATTGCACGATTTTTGAAGCTTATTGGAAACAAGAAAATAACAAACTAGTTTTTACGATTTCGGCGAATCGTTTTTTACGAAATATGGTTCGCGCCATCGTGGGAACTTTGGTGAATATTGGTTTACATAAAATTTCTCTGAATGATC
This genomic window from Flavobacterium sp. 9 contains:
- a CDS encoding SPFH domain-containing protein; this encodes MNEITSYWWIILILFSIIFYKFILRVFFGMVMVPEDKIGLVTKKFVLFGADKSLPDGRIIATKGEAGYQAKTLAPGLYWGMWIWQYSIDMTGFTVIPEGKIGLVLSKDGQEIPTGRILARKVDSDNFQDATFFLDNGGQKGRQTAFITTGSYRINTFLFEIVIADQIKIYENMIGIVTALDGEPIPQGQIAGKFVEGHNNFQDFDKFLDTGGNRGLQPQVMLAGSYYINTWGIQIEQNPMTDVPIGYVGVVISYIGEDGQDVTGDTFKHGNIVSKGQRGVWMEPLGPGKYALNKYTTKLEAVPTTNLVLNWANARSESHDLDKNLSTITVRSKDGFPFNLDVAQIIHVPAAEAPKVIARFGSMNNLVSQVLEPTIGNYFRNSAQDSDVISFLSTRKERQESAKNHIKLVLDEYNVNAVDTLIGDIVPPDSLMKTLTDRKLAEEEQKTYQTQRMAQEQRQGMEKETAIADMQKEIVRASQSVEIAQRTADATVKKAEGDASSLKLNVNAEAEATKMRANAEAEATKARAGAQAEATKLNASAEAERISKTGLAEAEKIMAIGKSTAESYQLQVSAMGGDNFTRYKVTEEIGKGNIKVIPDVLISGNGGSDGSISGLLGLKLMEMMDTKDSKDVKNPKKQ
- the truA gene encoding tRNA pseudouridine(38-40) synthase TruA — its product is MRYFIQFAYNGTHYHGWQFQPNASSVQETLNKAFSVLLNAPINIMGAGRTDTGVHAQEMYGHFDFENPIDVPTLVHKLNSYLPKDIAIFDIILVHDDAHCRFDATKRTYEYHINTVKNPFSEELSWYFNQKLDVALMNEAAKILLNHTDFQCFSKVNTDVNTFDCTIFEAYWKQENNKLVFTISANRFLRNMVRAIVGTLVNIGLHKISLNDLESIIASKSREKAGFSVPAHGLYLTEIYYDYIIK